The following coding sequences lie in one Musa acuminata AAA Group cultivar baxijiao chromosome BXJ1-8, Cavendish_Baxijiao_AAA, whole genome shotgun sequence genomic window:
- the LOC135588996 gene encoding carbonic anhydrase Nec1-like, translating to MRNSRIPFQWLSAPLALLVVLQSHVMATEASGVGADWEYSYDPCSELGPQHWGDLHEEWETCKTGEQQSPISIKPSNIIVSTSLGSLRTNYGTRPAFLQNKGHEILVNWTWSPGDLVIGEKTFHLRQCHWHSPSEHELYGKRYPLELHMVHTTPEGEITVIGMLYEFGPFADPLLHQLSEGLIALQSQDNVYVGTIRPPLIGAREPYFRYSGSLTTPPCGEPVIWTVMKEVKSVTESQLASLRIPVHDKDNARPVQPIKGRNVYKYEPPHEDHASS from the exons ATGAGGAACTCTAGAATTCCATTCCAATGGCTGAGTGCTCCACTAGCCCTCCTCGTCGTCCTCCAATCACATGTCATGGCAACGGAAGCAAGTGGTGTTG GAGCTGATTGGGAGTACAGCTACGATCCATGTAGCGAGCTCGGACCTCAACACTGGGGAGACCTTCATGAAGAATGGGAGACGTGCAAAACTGGAGAACAACAATCACCCATTTCGATTAAACCAAGCAATATCATCGTCAGCACATCACTGGGGAGCTTGAGAACAAATTACGGCACCAGACCTGCTTTCTTGCAGAACAAGGGGCATGAGATCCTG GTGAATTGGACGTGGTCGCCAGGAGATCTTGTGATCGGCGAGAAGACATTCCATCTCCGGCAGTGCCACTGGCACTCACCGTCCGAGCATGAACTCTATGGCAAAAG GTATCCCTTGGAGTTGCACATGGTGCACACTACTCCGGAGGGAGAAATAACAGTCATTGGCATGTTGTACGAGTTTGGTCCATTTGCCGATCCCCTCTTGCACCAG TTGTCGGAGGGCCTAATAGCTCTCCAGAGTCAGGACAACGTGTATGTGGGGACTATCCGTCCACCTCTTATAGGTGCGAGAGAACCATACTTCAGGTACAGTGGCTCTTTGACAACCCCACCTTGCGGTGAGCCTGTTATATGGACGGTGATGAAAGAG GTGAAGAGCGTAACGGAGAGTCAACTGGCGTCGCTGAGGATTCCCGTGCATGAT AAGGACAACGCAAGACCAGTTCAGCCCATCAAAGGACGCAACGTGTACAAGTACGAGCCGCCGCACGAAGACCATGCCAGCTCTTAA